The Osmia lignaria lignaria isolate PbOS001 chromosome 14, iyOsmLign1, whole genome shotgun sequence genome has a window encoding:
- the LOC117605580 gene encoding putative divalent cation/proton antiporter TMEM165, with protein MGLNLFTLNSENIFCLCAIGYFLLPIVSIESESRYNDKFEIMTTMKPKDEILSQTKDNLGFLHALIASLSVIVVSELGDKTFFIAAIMAMKHPRLTIFVGAISALALMTILSVIFGYAATIIPRTYTYYISTALFALFGLKMLRDGYKMSATEAQEELEEVQSDLRKRDDEYEKETATTLVQDPETGVIRKATKISALMLLSRIFFQAFTLTFLAEWGDRSQLTTIILAAREDVYGVVIGGILGHMFCTGLAVLGGRMIAQKISIRTVTIIGGLVFLLFAFTALFISPTEDI; from the exons atggGCTTGAATCTGTTTACACTAAATAGCGAAAACATTTTTTGCTTATGTGCAATTGGCTATTTTCTTTTACCTATCGTATCAATCGAAAGCGAGTCTCGATATAATGATAAGTTTGAAATCATGACGACTATG AAACCTAAAGATGAAATATTATCACAAACCAAGGATAACCTTGGTTTTTTACATGCACTTATAGCTTCTTTATCAGTCATTGTTGTCTCTGAATTAGGAgacaaaacattttttattgctGCTATTATGGCTATGAAACATCCACGATTGACAATTTTTGTAGGAGCGATTAGTGCTTTAGCTCTTATGACTATTCTTTCAG TAATTTTTGGATATGCTGCAACTATAATCCcacgtacatatacatattatatttctacTGCTCTGTTTGCTTTATTTGGCTTAAAAATGCTACGAGATGGTTATAAAATGTCTGCAACAGAAGCACAAGAGGAATTAGAGGAAGTACAGTCTGATTTAAGGAAACGGGATGATGAG TATGAAAAAGAAACAGCAACCACATTAGTACAGGATCCAGAAACTGGTGTTATAAGAAAAGCTACAAAAATTAGCGCACTGATGCTTTtatctaggatattttttcaaGCATTTACATTAACATTCCTTGCAGAATGGGGAGATCGTTCCCAGCTTACAACTATTATACTTGCAGCAAGGGAg GATGTTTATGGAGTTGTAATAGGTGGCATATTAGGACATATGTTTTGTACAGGATTAGCAGTATTAGGAGGTAGAATGATAGCCcagaaaatttcaataagaaCAG TGACCATAATTGGCGGATTAGTGTTCCTACTATTTGCCTTCACAGCACTTTTTATCAGCCCCACAGAAGATATATGA